In the genome of Aedes aegypti strain LVP_AGWG chromosome 2, AaegL5.0 Primary Assembly, whole genome shotgun sequence, the window TTCTTGGCTGTATCCACGAATACATCAAGTACTTTTGTAGAAATACattaatttctacaaaaattcctccaagcaAACTTGCAGAAATTTACCCAGGTAGACCtcttgagattcttccagaaattattccggagatttcttcaaggattttttcagcaattcctcctggaatttctttagagtttCCGCAAGAATTCTCCTagagatatctccaagaaaatcgcttcaattattttatcaagtaatcctccaggaaaatcctcgagaaatttttttagagattcgtAATTGGCCTCCGGAAGTTCCTGGacaaattcctctagaattttccTTATACAAGGACTTAATAAAAAATTACCCTTAGAGTGCCCCAAGGGAACCCTTTatcaatttttccaggaatttctcgaggaactcctttgctgaagaattttcgaaaagcccctagataaatttctgaaggaattgctgCCATCTTTAGAGAAACCTctaaaaaaattacaataagAAATCCTTAGAGTAATCTCTAGATATCCCTGGATGGTTTATAGCCATCCCTTCCTCTAGACAAATTTCATGAAGCAATCCTATGAGAAATATCTTGGAGAATACCTTGCGGAATCGTTGCCTAATCCATTGAAGACTCTTtcgaaaattcagaaaaaaaaaatcttgtgagtcTCTGGATGAATATCCgagaaaatctctggaagaatttctgaagaaatctcttaaTCATATGGTATTGAGTCttttctggagtaatccttggagatattcctgaagaaatttcactGCATCAAATTGCCGGACACTTTGAATGCCGAACACTAGCCTTTTTCACGGTATTTTTGGGCCGAATTCCGTTTTTTTTCGCCTAGAATCCATGATTAAGATGTTGCgtaaaataattttcttttttcttctaagcTGCCGTCTTCAGTAGCTgtaaactgaaataaaaaaggTGTAGAATAAATTCGAtgtgaaaactcaaaaaaactaaattaaaatATCATCAATTTTTTAGCCATGTGAGATACATGAAAATTGTCTTATTAGAGATTAAATCCGTGTTTGCTTTTTTAAGTATCCATTTGTTAgaaaggttcgcaattatcctaaaaaaaaaacaaaacgtgccgaatattcaaaaaaaaaaaaaaaatccaaactcaggcaaatggactattgataaacataggaaccccttatgaaaattcgccacaagaaatcgaattgaaattcataaatttgccttatgaaaccagaatttgaaaacaaaagacgttttcgcggcaacctggaatcgaatcaagaaccttgcgatcgatagaccttagcgtacaccacgcgtctatcgacgccttgatgtgatgAAGTGACGCTAAAACGATAAATAAAGCGTTTgtacagtgttgccacattttttcaaagtttcatttgtgttttggatgaaaaaatcttttttatctttagtcaagctccaaaaatcttggtaaaaatctgtgtcaCAAAAATCCATTTCATTAGATCAAGTAAGTTAATGCCGCATAATTGtttcttaaaattaaaattacttatgtttttgagaaaaaaattaacagagttaaggcttttttttatttatttggaagATATAATCCGTGAAATGTCctataatcataaaaatctttttcatctaaaaaatcagtgatctgtgatcacagatatctgtaggcaagaaaATCTGTAGggaaaaatctgtgtaatagggcgatattcaaaactgaaaaggcaatagatggctcttgtttcattggtagtaaaaacgaaatcctgaagcaaagaaagcaccacggaagatgaactaaacacaaaaagttatgtattcacattacacttgatttctaatcactacttttttgatccagttccctaattgcaagtaatttacgtttttcattattttccacacgttttgacagttctccgactaccattcttccatgcgcttgtgttgaaagtttgagaaatttgagaatccagcgtagcgcgatcagtgggtggaatacaaacaacagtgtcgtcgctcagCGGCCAATGAATGAAACTGAATGTTCTAAagattgttgtctgtactttttgccgctggcgccaactgttagcgtttgagaacgaaataaacagtcgttaccctattacagataaatctgtgtatgtggcatcactgatagcaataatcgttccaccattcataaggcaaaatgtatgaaattcgatagtacagttcgctgcgtgtactcAAAGCGTTGATGGTTAGTAAAAATCAACGAACTGCTCAAAAAGCTAATAAACTTTACGATATTACGGTGTCCACTGTGAAgagccgattaaaaggaagacgtgggttgaaaaatttcaattgaagAAACTGCACGGATATCCCGTGAAATGTCAATCCTGAGTTAGTATACATATATCTTCCTCTTGGCATTAActttctcactgggacagaaccggctactcagcgtagtgttttgctttgtagccgcggactctaaccactcggctaagtaaGGCCCCTTAGTATACatatatcttctatataaataaaaatggagtggtgtttgtatgtcacgaaatggcttaggAAGGGATGAACGGATTTACTTAAGTTTTTCACAGGTGCACTCTACAATGTGCGACGTGATAGTGCGATGAAAAAGTTTAGGAAAACCTACGGAAcaatcgggaaaacgggaggaGACTAATATGCCATTTTAAATGGGGGATGACATGACGTTTTCAACagtctacttgatggcaagacgaagtttgctgggatcactagtacaaaaaaaaacggaatgGTGATTTGGAATGAAAACTACAAtagattcagattttttttacagtgagaTTCttaaagtgttccgacgtgtttgtaaatcagaaaaaatgaagaagtcgGAAGAAAAATCGACTAAATGGGGGATGAAAGTTTACACTTTTTCTGTTGAAGTTTGATTCACAGTATTAAATAGCCTACTGCGTGACAAAGCAAGGTTTGTTTGGTCAACCAGTATTTAttataaaaactgagggataagcGATTTTAGAATACCACTTTAATTTTTAGTCTTTTCGATTCGAAGAACTTCAACTATACTATTTTATATATTCACTTGCTCCACGATACATTATCTATTTCTCTctcaaaatagtaaaaaaagttataacagaGCAAGTGTTCCATTgagcctaacaaaattgttaaaaaattgtTCCTCTTATTATGATCTCTAAGTAGATCATCTTAAGATAGACTTTATTTAGAATTGCTTAAACGGTTTTTCATACTATATAAGAATGTGCTGTCAAGCTTGAAATCAAagctttttcaatcaaaaagtcCTGTGGTCATTTGTGGGTTTATACGTGGCTAAAAGAACCAGAGTGGTCTTTTACGTAACATTGTTTGAGTTGGGTAgcaaatatctgaaactttgagATAAATTGGAAAAACTCGCTGTTAAGTAATCGAGTGTTGGCACTGAATCTACGCTCAATACCTATTATTGGATGGATTTCTTTTTAACATATGAAAGGCCTAGCCCTGCATTGCAGGTATATTTTCGGTTTTAATTCACAAAATCTCAAGGTATAATACACATCTACTGTCCTACTCCCAAACAGTTCTCGAACCCAGTGAATATGATTTGTACGTTATCCAAGATATCGGCAGTGGTCGCTTCGGTGCACGTTCGGAATCGGGCCAGCATGATGTCGGCTTCCTTCCGGAGGATACGTTGAGCTCCGTCCAGCAGCATAGGTGTCTGGGAATTCAGCTTATCAAATGCTTCCACATACTGTTAATGAAAATAGTttatcaatcaatcaattttgttcTACGCCAATACAATTTGAAAACCTACCACAGCAGTACAAGCTCCACTTGAGCTTGTACAGGTCGATAGCTGCTGCGAAGTAATCGACGTCAGATCCTTTTGCTGTTGTTCCAGCAAAGGAGTTAACATAGGGCTTAAGTTGAGTACGTTACCAGTTTCCGCTGTTAGACAATCTGACAGACGATTCACCTGTACCGGTGCTTGAATCAGCTGGGAGGAATACTTCCACGAGCATGATCCCACAAACTCGCTACCGTTGGTGAAGGTTGCATAGACAATGTCCCGGGAAACGTTGTACAGAGCTCCTGCGGATACGCTCGTTTGATTGACCAAGTTCTGCAACACGGTTGTTTGCAAATCGAGAAAAATACTGGTGATATTCCGCCAAGTGTCCGTGTCTGGAGCGAACGAGAAACTGGTGGCAAACAGGTCGTTGATTGGTGCAACTGCCGAAGCAATACTTGATGCCCATGAGTTTACGTTAGCTATGGTTTCTTTCAAAACGTCGGATATACTTGAGCTGTACAGGGAGGCCTGTCGTGATAGAGCTTGGAACgcgacgtttgatgacgaatcgAGGCTCCTAACCTGATTAACGATCGCTGATTTCTCTCTGATAATGTATGTGAACATATCTGCGAGGTTATCTATGGCTGCTGTTATACTTCTCAACGAAACCACAAGATGATCTACGATGCATGGTTTTACAATTTTCGATACGTTATCACTTGTGATTGGCACTTTTGAAAGCTGAACGTTGTCCACTGCTATGGCAAATTTAGAGAATACAAGAATCAGTCCACATGCTTGTTCTTGAAGAAGGGTTACGTTTCCGAGAATGGCGTTGTAGGTCGCAGAATTAACTGTCGTTTGAAAAGCACGTGCCACAGTTGCAGCGCTCACAAGATCCAAAGTAGCCGCAGTGATATTGCCAAACAGTCCAGAAAACAGCACAATTGAATTGGTATTGTTGTCGGAAACTGCCTCCCGAGTGACGTCGTAGATTTGCGACAAACTTGCGTTGATGCTATTCGTAATGGCCACCACCGCATCCAGGTTCCCAGTCACATCCGAATCAATATCCACGGTAATGGTGGAATTAGCAGCCAGCAATCGCGTCAATCTTGTTCCAATTGCATCCGCAACTCTTTCTCGAAGATTTGGAATAGTAACGGCAATACCGAAGTCTGCTCGACACGCTCCGGAAAGCAATCCGAAAACGATCAACAAAACACCAACAACCGATCTAGCCATGATAACGGGAAGGGTTCACGGCAATCCGCCCTTTCTTGCTTTCGAAATCGGACTGAGGTCACGAGGGGAACGGGTGTGCATCTTATAGCGGTCATTCTAGAATGGGTAGCGTGTGCTGCTGGGGGAAAAGGGCTCGAAGATGCAGGTATAAAAACCCGTTCTGCATTCTTCGATTTTTGGTTATCGTCAGTTCCCTAAAAGCGTTTTTCTATTTTACCTATGATCGAGAACTTTCATGTGGGTAGTCAGTTGTTGTAAAAGTAACGTGAACGgcttcaaatatattttaacaCTCGTTGTTTTCAATTACCCTGACAATCGACTAAAAGAACAATATAAATTGTCACCATCCTACATTTGAACTTTGCGCAGAAATTAGATTTTTTGGTTATCGAAAtattgtgatgtattttggggaacaagtaaaatttcttcgtcttcattttttgtagaaaatttatcaaatttactGGCTCATATTTAAACCAATCAATCGtcaagtacagtcaccccacagttatggatcaactaaggatcaatttttagaataaaatatgattacaaatcatggtgacgctgtacaaaacaaacaaaaatcgcTGGCACTGCATAGTTGTTTTGAGGAACACACTTCAATATTCGCGATCATTTATGAAAAAGCGTCGATTTATATCGAAgtttcaaacgttgtccatccccAGAGAACTGACACcgctgtcatcctgcatacattttggctcttcctcacatcgtttttggtacttcgcgttttggtacccactttctggtcggtttgcccttaCTTGatcctgattttcgagtatacggctcaaGTGCTGCTAGTGCTAGTTTCTGGCAATTAATTATATTGCGTTGCATCGTCATATTTGATGACGCTCTTCct includes:
- the LOC23687672 gene encoding uncharacterized protein LOC23687672, whose amino-acid sequence is MARSVVGVLLIVFGLLSGACRADFGIAVTIPNLRERVADAIGTRLTRLLAANSTITVDIDSDVTGNLDAVVAITNSINASLSQIYDVTREAVSDNNTNSIVLFSGLFGNITAATLDLVSAATVARAFQTTVNSATYNAILGNVTLLQEQACGLILVFSKFAIAVDNVQLSKVPITSDNVSKIVKPCIVDHLVVSLRSITAAIDNLADMFTYIIREKSAIVNQVRSLDSSSNVAFQALSRQASLYSSSISDVLKETIANVNSWASSIASAVAPINDLFATSFSFAPDTDTWRNITSIFLDLQTTVLQNLVNQTSVSAGALYNVSRDIVYATFTNGSEFVGSCSWKYSSQLIQAPVQVNRLSDCLTAETGNVLNLSPMLTPLLEQQQKDLTSITSQQLSTCTSSSGACTAVYVEAFDKLNSQTPMLLDGAQRILRKEADIMLARFRTCTEATTADILDNVQIIFTGFENCLGVGQ